The nucleotide sequence GCCAGATCGGTTTTAAAATGCGCTATTAATAGATTCAATAAACCAGCTGCAACAAACATATCATTGTCGTTTTTGGACAAAAATATGGCTTAATTTTCAACTATCCTAAATATTTCAGGGTTTACCTTTGTCAGTAAAAAAATAAAAGTTAAAAATGACATGCAAAATAAACTGATTATTACCGGAGGTGTATTGCTGATAGTACTTGCTTTGTTTCACCTCTCATTCTGGAGCCTGTTCAACTGGCAGGAAGAATTACCCAGGCTAAGCGCAGAAAACAGCGGGATTATGCAAATGTCAACTGTCGGGTTCGTATGCCTGTTTTTGTCTTTGGGAATAATCTTTATAAATTTTCGAAAAGAAATCGCCAATACAAAGTTAGGCAAAGCCTTGTCATTTGCCTTGGCTTTCTTTTTCTTTATAAGGACTATTGCCGAATTTATATTTCCGGGAAGTTCAATCGAACTGGGTATATTTCTGGGTATATGTACCCTCGTGTTCTTCATACCTACAACAATGAAGAAAAAATAGGTTAAAGTGAATGATTATTCAAACTATATTTTCAAACCCCAAAATCTTAATAATCAAACAAAAATGATTATCTTTGCCCCGTAATTGTAAATAATCACATTTTGAGAGTAATTCTTAAACTTATACTGGCTTAATATTAGCCTCATCACCACAGGCTAATAGTTCTTTTATTTGAGTAGCCCTACTCAAATAGGTTTTTCATACATCATTTTATCATTCACAGTATTATCCGTTAAGGCCGATAGCATTTGCTATGGTAGTTTATGATGATATATGTTTTCATAAACTGCAATACTGTGATTAATAACCATCAAAAGAACATTAAGCATAGTATAGATAATGAAAAAAGAATATATATGGGAAATAAATGTTAAAAACACCCCTTTGTTAAAAAGAAAATGTAATCACTGTAATGGTGACAGGTTTTATTGCAGTAACAAATTCAGGATGAATTCTCAGAAAAGAAATATTGATATATGGTTGATTTACCGATGTACAAAATGTGATAGTACATATAATCTGACCATATTATCGCGTACAAAACCCGAAGCAATAAAAAAAGATTTATTTCTCAAATTCTCAGAGAATGACGAAGCGACCGCGTGGGAATATGCTTTCTCTTCTGAGACAGTAAGAAAAAACAATGTTGAATTGGATGATCACTCTGTCGAATATGAGATTGCATATGACAATATTTCAATAAATGATATTTTAAACGTTGAGGATAAGGCAATAGCATTTAAGATTAAAGCTAATTATAAATTCGGGCTAAAATTATCTTCTGTCATCAAAACATGTTTAGGGATATCGACAAATCAATTTAACCGGATGATTGAAACAGATGAAATTTATGTACTGCAAGGCTATTCACTCAAAAAACACAAAGTCAGGGATGGAGATATTGTATGGATAAATAAGGAGAAGTTGCAAAGCATATATAAACGGGATAATACCATAGATTCATGCAAAACCGGGGATTAACGGGGATATGTATATATCATTGATTTTTTTATCCTGACGATCAATCAAATGTACATTATTTATAGGGGAGTAAGTGTACTACTCCCCTATTTTTAGCTTTATTCTTCCATCCTTTACTTTGTCAATTGATTGAAAACAAGAATATTTAATTGATTGGCAACAAATTTTCATTCAAATAATAAAATATATGATGTATCTTTGCAAAATGTTAAATACTTTACAATCGGATTTGGTGTAGTAAACAATCTGTAATTCTTATACAGATTGTCCCTTCGTTTGCTCTCGGATGACTCTTTTCGGGAGTAGTTCCTATATTTTATAATTTTAGTTTTTAATCTGCGTACAATGATGAAAGCATTGGTATGCTTTCTGTATAGTGTATGCAAAATACATTAAGATAATGAGTAACAAAAATAAAACAATTGAGCTACACTCCAATGACCTCATGCTCGACCAAATGAGTGAACACACTTCGTCCTCGCCTAACCGGACAATTCATGAATTCGATTTAAGTTTAATCTGCGAATTTTTCTCCAATATGGAGCGGCAGGGGCCCGGGAGTCCTGAAGTCACTCTTAAAGCACTGAGTTTCATCGACAATCTGACCGAAAAATCCCGTATCGCCGATCTCGGTTGCGGTACAGGCGGACAGACAATGGTACTGGCTCAGCATGCACCCGGGCATTTTACCGGACTCGACTTGTTTCCCGAATTTATCGATATCTTCAACCGGAATGCAGAGCGGTTAGGTTTGCAGGACAGGGTAAAAGGTATTGCAGGCTCAATGGATGATCTTCCTTTTCAACATGAGGAGTTAGACCTTATCTGGTCCGAAGGAGCCATTTACAATATCGGTTTTGAACGGGGACTCAACGAGTGGCGTAAATACCTGAAAACAGGAGGATATATTGCTGTTTCCGAAAGTTCGTGGTTTACGGACGAACGGCCTGCAGATATCCACCATTTCTGGGTCGATGCGTATCCCGAAATAGATACCATCCCCAATCAGGTAGCCAAGATACATAAAGCAGGGTATCTTCCCGTCGCCACCTTTATTCTGCCGGAGAATTGCTGGACAGAGCATTACTTTGCTCCGAAGGTTAAAGCTCAGGAGATCTTTATGAATAAATATGCAGGAAATAAAGCAGCCGAAGAATTCAACGCAATGCAATCTCATGAAGGAGAATTGTACCGCAAGTATAAAGAATTCTACGGCTACACATTTTTCATAGCAAAAAAAAGATAGAACAATGATTCATTTAAATACATATGGTTGGAACGAAAAGTTAAACCAACTAAAACAAGGATCCATACATAGAACCTTGCCTCACGGACGGGTTGCCATTGTACATCGAACCTGTTATGACGTTATTTCCGAAGACGGACTGTTCCAGTGCGAACTCACCGGAAATATGATGTACGGTAAATCGGACTTTGAACTGCCTTGCGTGGGCGACTGGGTAATTTTTCAACCCTTCGACGAAAGTAAAGGGATTATAGTGGATATGTTACCGCGCGAACGAACCTTGTATCGCAAGAAAAGCGGAACAGTTGCCGACCGGCAGTCCATTGCTTCCTTTGTCGACAAGGCGTTTATCGTACAAAGCCTCGATGATAACTTCAACGTGCGCCGGGCCGAACGTTTTATGGTTCAGATACTGGAAGAGCATATCAAACCCGTACTGGTGCTCAATAAGGCCGACCTGGATTTCGACCGGCAGAAAGTGGAAGAGCAGATCAAACACATTGCCAGTCAGATGCCAGTATTTTTCACAAGTACACATCAACCCGAAACGATTCTCCGGCTACGGGAATCAATCTCGGAAGGCGAAACGGTTGTATTTGTCGGCTCTTCGGGTGTCGGGAAAAGTTCGTTGGTGAATGCACTTTGCGAAAAATCGGTATTGCTCACATCGGATATCAGCGTATCCACTGGAAAAGGTCGCCATACGTCGACCCGCCGGGAAATGGTGTTGATGGACGGTTCAGGTGTCTTAATCGACACTCCGGGCGTCCGGGAATTCGGCCTGGCTATCGATAATCCCGATTCACTCGCTGAAATGTTGGACATTTCCGACTTTGCACAATCGTGTCGTTTCAAGGATTGCGAGCATATCAACGAGCCCGGATGTGCTGTGTTAGAAGCCGTAAACAACGGTGCATTAGACCGTAAAGTCTATGGAAGCTATCTGAAACTCCGTCGGGAAGCATGGCACTTTTCTACTTCAGAACATGAAAAGCGCAAAAGGGATAAATCCTTTTCAAAACTCGTAGACGAAGTAAAGAAGCGCAAGGCTGAGCTTTGATTTCTATTTGAACAATGCGGGTATTTTCGAATATCCGCATTGTTATATTTTTAAAGGACATACCGAAATTCAATATCAGATGATTGCCGTTCTCGTAATCAGATACAGAATTGTCCATCTGTTTTTCATTTCCGGGAAAGGATATGAAAATCATATCAGGAAACTATTTCTTTGTAGTGAGCGATAACACTTTACTGCTCTTCTTTTTCAACAAGTCTCAAACCTGGATAAAAATAAGTTTTTTGCTTCTTCTAAATGATTTACCATAATGTTTTTAAACCAATAGGTATATTTCTCCGGCTCACGATCCATGTCTGCCTGTAAATGTTTGATGTCGCACCACATCCATTCGCAAACCTCTGCACTATTAGGTTTTGGATCTTTATCATATAAACCGGCATAGATATGATCGATTTCATTTTCTATCATGCCATAGCTGAAATCTATTCTGTAATGAAATTTTTTTACGAACGTTAGTTCACAATCAAATCCCATTTCATATTGTAATCTGGTGTGTACATACGAATCCATTCTTTCTTCCTGAGTGAGGTGGCTACAACATGTGTTTGTCCATAATCCGCCGGAGTGATATTTATCCATAGCTCTGCGATGTAGCATCAATTCTCCTTTGCGGTTAAAAATGAGAATAGAAAATGCCCTGTGCAGAAGGCCCTTCTGGTGAACCCGCATTTTTTCTTCAAATCCGGTTATTTCATCATTCATATTTACAAGTGCAATTTGCTCCTTACCTTTATTATGTTGTTCTTTCACTCCCAAAATGTGTAATAAATGTCCGGTATTAAGCGATGTGGGAATCCCTTTTTTATCCCAATGTTTTTTACATCCGCAAAAATCCAGATACACACATTGGGAGGGTATTCCCAGACTGATCATTTCATAACCTCCCAACAAAAGATTTAATACACAGGCAACACCTACCAATGAAACATCCGGCACCTCTTTCCAGCGTTTCAGCGTTTTTGAGAAGTTCGAACTGTGAGGAATAAGGTAAGCATCTATCTGGTAATTTTTTAAGGAGGCACTTACTTTTCCAACGTTGCATTGTGAATGGCAACAGATACATTTTTTTTCTGAACCCTCCGGTTTAGCTTTGCAGGCATGATCATCCACTATGCGCATACAGGTAGGTAGTAAAACTACCTTACGTTTTGCTTCCATAAATTTCCCCCTCAAAGCCCTGTTCAGGATTTCTGCAGCCACCATGTTAAAATGGTACTCGATCTCTTTACGGGTAGCCAGACCATAGTCTTCTCTCTGCCTGTATTCGGTTTTGGCTTTTTCGATAAAAGGATTGACGTTTCGGGTATAAGCTCCTAATTTATCTTTGGATACCTCTTCAAACCAACCTGCGAAATCGTAGGCCTTTTTTAACAAACTGTCCGTTTCTGAGGCAGATAACAATTTTGTGTATCTGAACCAGTTAGTGATTCTTCGGGTTTCCTCAAAAAATTCACCGGTGGCATTTAACCAACCTATCAGGCGGCCGAATGATCGGCCGGTAAAATATAAGTTACTTCCTTCAGGTTTGTTATAGAGCATCGGTGTCATCATTTTTCCGCGTACCTTATCAACTGTTTTTTTCAATTTCGGATTGTTTTTACGCACTAGATATAACTTATATAAAAGCCGGCTTTGCCATATCGGTGTACGTTTCGCTTCATTTTCATAAGAACGCCACAGCACTCCGATCATAATGATTTCGAGCAGATATTCATCAAATGATCTGCACTCTTCAATATTTGCATCTATAATAAACTGCTGATATCTTTCTATATCTACCTTGAATAGAGGTACGGCCTGTGTTGATACAAAATCCGTGAGTCCGGCAATGTCTTTATAAAAATTATTATTGCCGTTGTTCGTTGCACTAATTGAGTAGGTGAGCTCCATATTTATATTCTTTTTTTGATAAATATTTCTTATATTTTAGTATTAAACACCCGGTGCTATTTATTGTTTTCTTAAGTCGCATTGATCAAATTGATTACGGCTATTTAATTAAGTAGATGTTCATAATTAGTTCACATATAGCATATTTACTATTCTCCTGTTCATACAGTGGTGTTACACCAGGAAGGCCTGAGCTTCCGAAAGTGGGCACCAGTCCTGCAAAGTGAAGGGGCAAGCCGGAAGCTGTCTGAGCCGTCAGGTGAGTCCTTCCGGCGTCCCGTAGCGTGCAGTGGCTGGTCGCTGAGGAAGTAAGCCTTGATTTTTGCTTCTTTTTATCAAGGAAAAGAAGGGTAAAAATGATTCCATATATGTATGGTATAATTTTGAACAATTACTTATAACATTAATTTATTGGCATTAGTTGATTATTATATTTCACAAACAGAGCAATCTCTCTGTTTGTCGACAAAAAAATAGCCTAAGCTTTAAGCATGGTATATAATCCTTCCCACAATAAACGCATGGTCTTTCGCATATAACCCACATCCTGATTGATCAACCTTGTGATAGCATTCCCATAGGATATGGTTACAAAATACTGGGCTAATATCTCATTATCCAGGTCAGATTTAATCTCTCCTGATCGCTTGGCACTGGCAATAACCTCCATCCATATAGTTAACTCCTTATTCTGGGCAAGAAGTGTTCTTTCTTTAAAAGTTGGAATAATCCGGTAAGCCTCGAATATAAAAGAATAAAAATTTGCGCCTTCACTATCTATATTGAATTCCTTATCAATTATATCCATCACTTTTTCGCTTCGTTCTAAAGAACCCTGAATAAAATCTTTTAAGGTGATTCCTTCCTGTGCAGGAAAAGGAAGATTGATAAATTCAAACCAATAATGGTTAGCAACTTCTATGAAAAGTTCTTCCTTTGTTTTAAAATAATGGTAAAAAGCTCCGTTAGAAAAGCCTGACCTGGCAATAATTTCCCGGAGTGTAACAGCCTTAAAACTTTTTTGCATAAAAAGCATGAAGGCTGTCTTCATGATATGTTCTTTAGAATCTTTCACATCAAAAACAGAGCATTTGCTCTGCAAAAATAGATAATACTTTTGAAGTAAAAAAATAATTATACATTATTTTATGCCAACACTCTATAGTACTTATTATTAGCGAAATAAACACAAGAAATAATTCGTAGTAATAAGGTGAACCTGAAAATATACACTCCTTATTAAGTAAGATTATACTAATTTTTCGCTGTTATGTTAATCATTTACAAGTAATTGAAGATTGCCATTCGGCTAAGAA is from Bacteroidales bacterium and encodes:
- a CDS encoding DUF1062 domain-containing protein, which gives rise to MKKEYIWEINVKNTPLLKRKCNHCNGDRFYCSNKFRMNSQKRNIDIWLIYRCTKCDSTYNLTILSRTKPEAIKKDLFLKFSENDEATAWEYAFSSETVRKNNVELDDHSVEYEIAYDNISINDILNVEDKAIAFKIKANYKFGLKLSSVIKTCLGISTNQFNRMIETDEIYVLQGYSLKKHKVRDGDIVWINKEKLQSIYKRDNTIDSCKTGD
- a CDS encoding class I SAM-dependent methyltransferase encodes the protein MSNKNKTIELHSNDLMLDQMSEHTSSSPNRTIHEFDLSLICEFFSNMERQGPGSPEVTLKALSFIDNLTEKSRIADLGCGTGGQTMVLAQHAPGHFTGLDLFPEFIDIFNRNAERLGLQDRVKGIAGSMDDLPFQHEELDLIWSEGAIYNIGFERGLNEWRKYLKTGGYIAVSESSWFTDERPADIHHFWVDAYPEIDTIPNQVAKIHKAGYLPVATFILPENCWTEHYFAPKVKAQEIFMNKYAGNKAAEEFNAMQSHEGELYRKYKEFYGYTFFIAKKR
- the rsgA gene encoding ribosome small subunit-dependent GTPase A gives rise to the protein MIHLNTYGWNEKLNQLKQGSIHRTLPHGRVAIVHRTCYDVISEDGLFQCELTGNMMYGKSDFELPCVGDWVIFQPFDESKGIIVDMLPRERTLYRKKSGTVADRQSIASFVDKAFIVQSLDDNFNVRRAERFMVQILEEHIKPVLVLNKADLDFDRQKVEEQIKHIASQMPVFFTSTHQPETILRLRESISEGETVVFVGSSGVGKSSLVNALCEKSVLLTSDISVSTGKGRHTSTRREMVLMDGSGVLIDTPGVREFGLAIDNPDSLAEMLDISDFAQSCRFKDCEHINEPGCAVLEAVNNGALDRKVYGSYLKLRREAWHFSTSEHEKRKRDKSFSKLVDEVKKRKAEL
- the idi gene encoding isopentenyl-diphosphate Delta-isomerase; amino-acid sequence: MELTYSISATNNGNNNFYKDIAGLTDFVSTQAVPLFKVDIERYQQFIIDANIEECRSFDEYLLEIIMIGVLWRSYENEAKRTPIWQSRLLYKLYLVRKNNPKLKKTVDKVRGKMMTPMLYNKPEGSNLYFTGRSFGRLIGWLNATGEFFEETRRITNWFRYTKLLSASETDSLLKKAYDFAGWFEEVSKDKLGAYTRNVNPFIEKAKTEYRQREDYGLATRKEIEYHFNMVAAEILNRALRGKFMEAKRKVVLLPTCMRIVDDHACKAKPEGSEKKCICCHSQCNVGKVSASLKNYQIDAYLIPHSSNFSKTLKRWKEVPDVSLVGVACVLNLLLGGYEMISLGIPSQCVYLDFCGCKKHWDKKGIPTSLNTGHLLHILGVKEQHNKGKEQIALVNMNDEITGFEEKMRVHQKGLLHRAFSILIFNRKGELMLHRRAMDKYHSGGLWTNTCCSHLTQEERMDSYVHTRLQYEMGFDCELTFVKKFHYRIDFSYGMIENEIDHIYAGLYDKDPKPNSAEVCEWMWCDIKHLQADMDREPEKYTYWFKNIMVNHLEEAKNLFLSRFETC
- a CDS encoding TetR/AcrR family transcriptional regulator; helix-turn-helix transcriptional regulator, giving the protein MKTAFMLFMQKSFKAVTLREIIARSGFSNGAFYHYFKTKEELFIEVANHYWFEFINLPFPAQEGITLKDFIQGSLERSEKVMDIIDKEFNIDSEGANFYSFIFEAYRIIPTFKERTLLAQNKELTIWMEVIASAKRSGEIKSDLDNEILAQYFVTISYGNAITRLINQDVGYMRKTMRLLWEGLYTMLKA